One Streptococcus sp. zg-86 DNA window includes the following coding sequences:
- a CDS encoding metal ABC transporter ATP-binding protein, which produces MIEIEQLSARYHQVLALDTINLRIQGPTITGILGPNGAGKSTLLKAMLHIIDHDGKTILDGKDIRKQRGKIAYVEQKAAIDFTFPITVKECVSLGLYPKITFFERLKASHWKKVETALDLVGLKEYADRQISELSGGQFQRVLIARCLVQEADYIFLDEPFVGIDSISEEIIMKTLQRLKAEGKAILIVHHDLDKVKYYFDHVLLLNRKLIAFGETETTFTKKNLQVAYGNHVILMEDEAK; this is translated from the coding sequence ATGATCGAAATAGAACAACTTAGTGCCCGCTACCATCAGGTATTAGCGCTGGACACAATCAATTTACGGATTCAAGGTCCGACTATTACAGGAATTTTAGGCCCAAATGGAGCGGGGAAATCAACTTTATTGAAGGCCATGCTCCATATTATTGACCATGACGGAAAAACAATTCTAGACGGCAAGGATATTCGTAAGCAACGTGGCAAAATTGCCTATGTTGAGCAAAAAGCTGCGATTGACTTTACCTTTCCGATTACCGTCAAAGAATGTGTATCACTAGGTCTTTATCCTAAAATTACATTTTTTGAACGCCTGAAAGCAAGCCACTGGAAAAAGGTTGAAACAGCTCTTGATTTAGTTGGCTTAAAAGAGTACGCTGACCGTCAAATTAGTGAGCTTTCTGGGGGACAATTCCAACGCGTTCTCATCGCACGTTGCTTGGTGCAAGAGGCAGATTACATCTTTCTAGATGAACCCTTTGTAGGAATTGATTCTATCAGCGAAGAAATTATTATGAAAACGCTTCAACGACTCAAGGCAGAAGGAAAAGCGATTCTAATCGTCCACCATGACTTGGACAAGGTCAAATACTATTTTGACCACGTGCTTCTTCTAAACCGTAAACTCATTGCCTTTGGAGAAACAGAGACTACCTTTACCAAGAAGAATCTCCAAGTAGCCTACGGCAACCATGTGATACTAATGGAGGATGAAGCAAAATGA
- a CDS encoding metal ABC transporter permease: MIQEFIEGLHSFHFLQNAVVTAIVIGIVAGAVGCFIILRGLSLMGDAISHAVLPGVALSYILGINFFIGAIAFGLLASVMITYIKGNSIIKSDTAIGITFSAFLALGVILIGVANSSTDLFHILFGNILAVQDVDKWITIGVAIFVLLAILIFFKPLLITSFDPLLAKSMGMPVNAYHYLLMILLTLVSVTAMQSVGTILIVAMLITPAATAYLYANSLKTMIFLSSTLGALASIVGLFIGYSFNIAAGSSIVLTSATFFLISFLFAPKQGILMRYIKKSSHS; the protein is encoded by the coding sequence ATGATTCAAGAATTTATCGAGGGCTTGCATAGCTTTCACTTTCTGCAAAATGCTGTGGTGACTGCGATTGTCATTGGTATTGTCGCTGGAGCTGTTGGTTGTTTTATTATCTTACGGGGCTTGTCGCTCATGGGAGATGCGATTTCTCATGCCGTTTTACCAGGCGTTGCCCTTTCTTATATCTTAGGCATTAACTTTTTCATCGGTGCGATTGCCTTTGGCCTTCTCGCATCGGTCATGATTACGTATATCAAGGGAAATAGTATTATCAAGAGCGATACCGCTATCGGAATTACCTTCTCAGCCTTTTTGGCCCTAGGGGTTATTCTAATCGGTGTCGCCAACAGCTCGACTGATTTATTTCATATTTTATTTGGGAATATCTTGGCCGTACAAGATGTGGATAAATGGATTACAATTGGCGTCGCCATTTTCGTTCTTCTGGCCATTCTCATCTTCTTTAAGCCACTCTTGATAACTTCCTTTGATCCCTTGCTTGCAAAATCTATGGGCATGCCAGTTAATGCATACCATTATCTACTCATGATTTTGCTGACCTTGGTTTCAGTCACAGCCATGCAAAGTGTCGGAACCATTCTCATTGTTGCCATGCTGATTACACCAGCCGCTACTGCCTATCTCTATGCAAACAGTCTTAAAACCATGATTTTCCTATCCTCGACCTTGGGAGCTCTTGCTTCTATTGTTGGACTCTTTATCGGATATAGTTTTAATATTGCCGCAGGTTCCAGTATCGTGCTGACTTCAGCCACTTTCTTTTTGATAAGCTTTCTCTTTGCCCCAAAACAGGGAATCTTGATGCGCTATATCAAAAAGTCGTCTC